From Rutidosis leptorrhynchoides isolate AG116_Rl617_1_P2 chromosome 3, CSIRO_AGI_Rlap_v1, whole genome shotgun sequence, a single genomic window includes:
- the LOC139902107 gene encoding uncharacterized protein, which translates to MTNSSQLKALPSSPHHFSIRTPSPSPASTPSSLATSMKFKTLIHNCIFSHLFRIARALTKAKTIIIELLKDIHLNNIHFLEPLILKKNKNKNKLYFGSFRLHYNWCSSHVVPMTSNNPFNGHVYYDSTWNSFLDEMAPESELSGYLHWLEEKNNGKDNGNKSSRMTVDEMNEIDRLADKFIANCHEKFRLEKQESYRRFQEMMARSV; encoded by the coding sequence ATGACTAATTCATCACAACTAAAAGCACTCCCTTCATCCCCTCATCATTTCTCCATTAGAACTCCATCACCTTCCCCAGCTTCTACACCTTCTTCTTTAGCCACCTCCATGAAGTTTAAGACATTAATCCACAATTGCATCTTCTCGCATCTCTTTCGGATAGCACGGGCCCTCACCAAGGCCAAGACCATCATCATTGAGCTTCTTAAAGACATCCATCTCAACAATATACATTTCTTGGAACCCTTGATCTTGAAAAAGAACAAAAACAAGAATAAGCTCTATTTCGGTTCGTTTAGATTGCACTACAATTGGTGCTCATCACATGTCGTCCCAATGACTTCAAACAATCCGTTTAACGGTCATGTCTACTATGATTCCACATGGAATTCATTTTTGGATGAAATGGCGCCAGAGTCCGAGCTCTCGGGGTACCTTCATTGGCTTGAAGAGAAGAACAATGGTAAAGATAATGGAAACAAGAGTTCTAGGATGACAGTTGATGAGATGAATGAGATTGATCGTCTTGCCGATAAGTTTATAGCAAATTGTCATGAGAAATTTAGATTGGAAAAACAAGAGTCTTATAGAAGATTTCAAGAAATGATGGCTAGGAGTGTGTGA